A window of Rhinatrema bivittatum chromosome 2, aRhiBiv1.1, whole genome shotgun sequence contains these coding sequences:
- the LOC115085959 gene encoding gastrula zinc finger protein XlCGF26.1-like: protein MPAGASAQVPVTFEDIAVYFSQEEWEDLEEQQKKLYKDVMMENYQTLISLGSGSPPITPDIISRIERGEEPYIREEPGSEERETGRSSCSDNVDPRSNNTKTHHPELSENPERSKTLSSASKDKQRNCTGVSAENSPVCEQRTSAIALGGEEERNQTTEQRCSCDGCGIFLGGPVTLKSQQSCHVEQRLCADTDCEKPFGQKGELLEQVETQTEKRPFRSSKCGKGFSRKADQIQHQKFNKAVRFCTSMEPGKSFLSNVNITKYSNFHIVEQPFSCSKCGKTFSLRKQFISHQNLHAGQTAFSNTGYEKRFNGKGHSTMGIQTTGKPFSCTECDKSFSHKAYLILHQKIHTSEKHFVCTLCNKILKDRATLRKHKKIHTGQRPFTCRECNKSFIEKTSFLRHQIIHTTERPFLCTKCGKSFNQKANLTLHQKVHTGERPYSCPECDKRFIQKGNLIVHQKIHTGERPFACTECDKRFNQKGNLIAHQKTHSDERPFVCAVCGKCFKHEVSLRKHKHVHNGERQFSCAECGKKLDYKVNLTMHQIMHTGERQISCTECDKRFKHKANLRMHQKIHSTERKFSFTESGKILIQKTNFTTKQKIQTGERSFSCTECAKSFTQKTSFARHQKIHTGERPFSCAQCGKSFIQKIHLIKHQKVHSSMRLFS from the exons GATCAGGCTCTCCGCCCATCACCCCAGATATTATCTCCCGCATTGAACGAGGGGAGGAGCCGTACATCAGGGAGGAGCCGGGATCGGaggaaagagaaactgggagaagcagctgctcag ataatgtTGATCCCAGAAGCAATAATACAAAGACACATCACCCGGAGCTCAGTGAGAATCCGGAAAGGAGCAAGACGTTATCAAGCGCCTCCAAGGATAAGCAAAGAAATTGCACAGGAGTCTCAGCTGAGAATTCTCCCGTGTGTGAGCAACGTACCAGTGCTATCGCACtcggaggggaagaggagagaaaccAGACAACGGAACAAAGATGTTCATGTGATGGTTGTGGGATTTTCCTCGGGGGACCTGTAACTCTAAAATCACAGCAATCATGTCACGTCGAGCAGAGACTATGTGCAGATACAGACTGTGAGAAACCTTTCGGTCAGAAGGGAGAATTGCTGGAACAGGTAGAAACCCAAACAGAAAAGAGACCTTTCAGAAGTTCTAAATGTGGGAAAGGTTTTAGTAGGAAGGCAGATCAAATCCAACACCAGAAATTCAACAAGGCAGTAAGATTTTGTACAAGTATGGAACCTGGAAAAAGCTTTCTTAGTAATGTAAATATCACAAAATACAGCAATTTTCATATAGTAGAGCAACCATTTTCTTGTTCTAAATGTGGTAAAACCTTCTCTCTCAGAAAACAGTTTATTAGTCACCAAAACCTCCACGCAGGTCAGACAGCATTTTCAAATACTGGGTATGAAAAAAGATTCAATGGGAAAGGGCATAGCACAATGGGTATCCAGACTACTGGgaaaccattttcatgtactgagtgtgataaaagcttcagtcacAAGGCATACCTCATACTGCATCAAAAAATTCACACCAGTGAAAAACATTTTGTATGTACTCTGTGTAATAAAATCCTCAAAGACAGAGCAACTCTTAGAAAGCACAAAAAAATTCACACAGGTCAGAGACCATTTACATGTagagaatgtaataaaagcttcattgAGAAGACTAGCTTCTTAAGACATCAGATAATCCACACTACAGAAAGACCATTTTTGTGTActaaatgtggtaaaagcttcaatcAAAAGGCAAACCTCACCCTTCATCAAAAGGTTCATACTGGTGAGAGACCATATTCATGCCctgagtgtgataaaagattCATACAAAAAGGAAACCTCATAGTGCACCAaaaaatccacactggagagagaccatttgcatgtactgagtgtgataaaagattCAACCAGAAGGGAAACCTCATAGCGCACCAAAAAACCCACAGTGATGAGAGACCCTTTGTATGTGCTGTATGTGGTAAATGCTTCAAACATGAGGTAAGCCTCAGAAAGCACAAACATGTCCACAATGGTGAGAGACAATTTTCATGTGCTGAATGTGGTAAAAAATTAGATTACAAGGTAAACCTTACCATGCACCAAATAATGCACACTGGAGAGAGACAGAtttcatgtactgagtgtgataaaaggtTCAAACACAAGGCAAACCTTAGAATGCACCAAAAAATCCACTCTACTGAAAGAAAGTTTTCATTTACTGAAAGTGGTAAAATTTTGATTCAGAAGACAAATTTCACAACAAAGCAGAAAATCCAGACTGGTGAAAGATCCttttcatgtactgagtgtgCTAAAAGCTTCACTCAGAAGACAAGCTTCGCAAgacatcagaaaatccacactggggagagaccattttcatgtgcacaatgtggtaaaagcttcattCAGAAGATAcacctcataaaacatcaaaaagtTCACAGTAGCATGAGACTGTTTTCATGA